The Halorhabdus rudnickae region CGACGGTCGGCTGTGACTGTGAAACGTGTCGGCGCGCTCGCGAGCCGGACGATCGACTCCGCGAACAGCTCCGCGAGCGTGGCGTGGATGTCGGCACCCGGGGCGTCGAACGCACGCGGTTCTCGGTGCACGTTCGCAACGACCGGACCGGCGAGACGCTGCTGATCGACGCCAGTCCAGACTTCCGGACGCAGTTCCTCCGGCACGGCTTCGAGGCACCCGACGCCGCACTGATCACTCACGTTCATTTCGATCACCTCGACGGGCTGGGAAACGTCTACCGGCTGACGCGGGATCTGCCGGTCTACGCGTCGGGGAAGACGGACCCTGCGACCGGACAGAGCGTCGCCGAGAGCATCCGTGAGCGGTACGACTACCTGGATGTCATCGATGTCCGTCCTCGTGACCCCTTCGAGTCCGTCCGGGTCTGTGGGCTCGATTTCATGCTCGTCCCCGTTGACCATCCACCCCTCGATTGCTACGGCGTCGTGATCGAGGATCCCCAAACGGGTGGGACACTCGCGCTCACCGGCGACACCAGCTATCGGGTGCCGCCCGAGTCGAAGGACGCCTTCGCCGATGCCGATCTCCTGCTGGCAGATGGCATCCTGCCGGCCGACCGCTGTGACTCTCACCCGGCCGGCGGCTCTCATCACGACACCGACGGCGTCCCGATGACCTACGGGAGCAAGCACATGACGATCGAAGGCGCACGGTCGCTCGCGGACGAACTCGACGCCACTGAACTGCGGATCGTCCACCTCTCGCATTACCTGCCGGCCGAGACGGCCTTCGACGCCCCGCGTGCCGTCGACGGCGAGCGCTTTACGCTGTGAGTCGCCGTAGAAATGCCGTCGGGGAAGTTTCTCGGGTAAGACCTTTGTTCTGGAACTCGAAGGCGTCGGCATGGATCTCGACCTTGAGACCGACCCGGCGAGTGTAGAGGGGCTTCCCGCCGAGCGGCCCGTCGTGGCGGTCGCTATCGCAGCAGTCGTCGCCACCGTCGTCTACCTGGCGATCCAGCTGGCGATGGACGGGCAGATCGATGTCGTCGAGACCGCCGCGTTCGCGATCGTCTTTACTGGTGTCTACGTCGCCTTCCTGTACCTCCGCCGGCAGTTCGCGGGCGAGTGAGCGCTCATTCGAAGCGATCGAGTCCCGCCTGCCGACGACGCTGTCCGTCGGGATCACGTCGCCAGGCGCTGCGTTCGTCCCGGTGGCGTCGTCGGTCCATCGCTGGCGGCTCGGCCGGCTCATGGCCGGGACAGTCCGTCCCGCACTCGCTGGCTGGATCGACGATTCGCTCGGCCCACTCACAGTAGGGCACTGCCACGGCTGGGCCACCGTCCGGGTCACACCGCCCGCAGGCCGGTAGGTCGAACGTCCGCCAGCCCTTGCCGTAGGCTCGTTCTGCGATCCGCCGTCTGGCACGCTGCTTCTCGTCGGCCGTGACGATCGCGATGTCCGACCGGCCGGGCTGGCGATCGAGGATCTCGAGGCCCTGCTCGGCCGGGTCGAGCGGATCGGGTTCCCGCAGGACCTCGCGTTCGCCCGTTTCTGGGTCGAACCGCCAGATTCCGACCTCCTCGGGGATCCGGTTGCGGTGAGCGCCGGTGACGTGAGAGGCTGTCGCCAGGACCACTTCGTCGAAGATGCCCAGCGAGACGTCCGTCCGGAGTTGCGCCTGGAGGTCACCCGGTCGGTCGAGATCGGGCTTGTTCTCGATGCCAACCAGGTGGTCGAACCACCCCGCTGGATACCGACAGACCTGCCGGACGGCCGGGTCGCCGCCACGGCGTTTTCGCTCGAAGAAGCCCGCTTCGACGGCCTGGTCGACGAGCCGTCTGCGCTGTTCGGGTCGTATATCCGGGAAGACGTCCTTGACGCGCCGGGCGGCACCCGGGCCGACGGGGGCCTCGATCGCTGCTGGCGGAATCGTCCCCGCAGTGATCGACGCGCGGCGATCGAATCCGGGGCCGGGCTCGACCGTCACGACGTCGATGATCCGGCGACCGTTGACGTGTGCGCCGAGCTGGCGAGCCAGGAGGCGGTCCTTGCTCTCGAGTGCACCACACAGCGCCAGCTCGAACGCGTATTCACGCACACCCGGAAGTCGGGCGGCGATCCGCAAAAACGTCTCGCTCGGAGGGGTGCTCGTCACGATTGCCGGTAGCGTTTTGGCCGCGGTGGCACAAACGACCGGCATGCCCCTACGTCTCCTCGACCTGCTCGACTCGACGCTGGGATCGTTCCGGGCGGACGTGGTCGCCGCACTGCCTCGACTACTCTCGGGGCTGGTGTTCCTCACCGTCGCATACGTCGCCATCAAAGTCCTCACGCGCTTGCTCCGGTCAGGACTCGAGCGCGTCTATCCTGCCGAGGAACAGCTGATCGTCGAGTTTTCCGTCCTCGTGGTCGCCGTGTTCATGTGGTTCGGCGCCGGCCTGGTCCTGTTGAACGTCGTCGGACTGGGTACAGTCGCGGCCAGTCTCGGTTCCGCCGCGGGATTCATCGGACTCGGCGTCTCCTATGCCCTCTCGGCGATGATCGAGGATACCGTCTCCGGGGTGTACCTGCTCCGCGATCCCGACTTCAACGAGGGCGACAGCGTGCGGACTGCCTCGATGACCGGGACCGTCATGGACATCGGACTCCGGAAGAGTCGGTTCCGAACCGGCGAGGGCATCGAAGTACTCGCCAACCGCAATGTCGAGTCGCGTTGGACGCGCCTGACCGACCACGTCGATCCCTGATTGTGAT contains the following coding sequences:
- a CDS encoding MBL fold metallo-hydrolase; this encodes MEVTLLGAGDTTGTPTVGCDCETCRRAREPDDRLREQLRERGVDVGTRGVERTRFSVHVRNDRTGETLLIDASPDFRTQFLRHGFEAPDAALITHVHFDHLDGLGNVYRLTRDLPVYASGKTDPATGQSVAESIRERYDYLDVIDVRPRDPFESVRVCGLDFMLVPVDHPPLDCYGVVIEDPQTGGTLALTGDTSYRVPPESKDAFADADLLLADGILPADRCDSHPAGGSHHDTDGVPMTYGSKHMTIEGARSLADELDATELRIVHLSHYLPAETAFDAPRAVDGERFTL
- a CDS encoding DUF5787 family protein, coding for MREYAFELALCGALESKDRLLARQLGAHVNGRRIIDVVTVEPGPGFDRRASITAGTIPPAAIEAPVGPGAARRVKDVFPDIRPEQRRRLVDQAVEAGFFERKRRGGDPAVRQVCRYPAGWFDHLVGIENKPDLDRPGDLQAQLRTDVSLGIFDEVVLATASHVTGAHRNRIPEEVGIWRFDPETGEREVLREPDPLDPAEQGLEILDRQPGRSDIAIVTADEKQRARRRIAERAYGKGWRTFDLPACGRCDPDGGPAVAVPYCEWAERIVDPASECGTDCPGHEPAEPPAMDRRRHRDERSAWRRDPDGQRRRQAGLDRFE
- a CDS encoding mechanosensitive ion channel domain-containing protein is translated as MPLRLLDLLDSTLGSFRADVVAALPRLLSGLVFLTVAYVAIKVLTRLLRSGLERVYPAEEQLIVEFSVLVVAVFMWFGAGLVLLNVVGLGTVAASLGSAAGFIGLGVSYALSAMIEDTVSGVYLLRDPDFNEGDSVRTASMTGTVMDIGLRKSRFRTGEGIEVLANRNVESRWTRLTDHVDP